A genomic region of Dreissena polymorpha isolate Duluth1 chromosome 4, UMN_Dpol_1.0, whole genome shotgun sequence contains the following coding sequences:
- the LOC127879067 gene encoding uncharacterized protein LOC127879067 produces MDHLDFADDISLLSHTHQHMQEKIKNLVDTARSTGLSINPSKTKTMRINATRKAPILLEDRSLEEVDSFVYLGSVVSETRGADEDVKVRIGKAQYAFYMLRNIWRNRRLMLSTKLSLFNSNMKSVLLYGSETWKHTKALDHKLQVFINRCLRNILRIRWPNRISNQDLWKRTRQKPIATTIKD; encoded by the coding sequence atgGACCACTTGGACTTTGCAGATGACATAAGCCTGCTGTCCCATACTCATCAACACATGCAGGAGAAGATCAAAAACCTAGTTGATACAGCTAGAAGTACAGGACTCTCCATCAACCCCAGCAAGACGAAGACAATGCGCATCAATGCTACTCGCAAAGCGCCCATTCTGCTGGAAGACCGATCGCTGGAGGAAGTGGACAGCTTTGTATACTTGGGAAGTGTTGTCTCCGAGACACGAGGTGCTGATGAGGATGTCAAAGTTCGAATTGGCAAggcccagtatgctttctacaTGCTAAGGAACATCTGGAGAAACAGGCGCCTAATGCTTTCCACAAAGCTGAGCCTCTTCAACTCGAACATGAAGTCTGTCCTGCTGTATGGATCGGAGACCTGGAAACACACCAAAGCGCTGGATCACAAACTACAGGTGTTCATCAACAGATGCCTCCGCAACATCCTTCGAATCAGATGGCCAAACAGAATTTCCAACCAGGATCTCTGGAAGAGGACGAGACAGAAACCAATCGCCACCACCATTAAAGACTAA